One genomic segment of Helicobacter enhydrae includes these proteins:
- the thrS gene encoding threonine--tRNA ligase codes for MLQIGIEYDGVVLDLQTASAMGVSGKEILFDNSPQALSIIRHSCAHLMAQAIKALYPEAKFFVGPVVDEGFYYDFEVGSKISEEDLPKIEEKMKELAKKGAEITKYSLPRDEVIVKFQNDDLKLAVISRIDSPTLSIYQQGDFQDLCRGPHLPNTKLLTAFKLTKIAGAYLGGDEKAKMLTRIYGIAFADKEALKTYLFQLEEAKKRDHRKLGTEMKLFGFDDEVGAGLPIWYPKGARLRRNIENLITQSQIIRHYEPVRGPEILKSDAWKISGHYANYGENMYFTTIDESEYGIKPMNCVGHIKVYQSAIRSYRELPLRFYEYGVVHRHEKSGVLHGLLRVREFTQDDAHIFCTPSQIKQEVVSVVQFAQSIMQTFGFSYEMEISTKPQKAIGDEEIWEISTLALKEALQECGIDYQIDEGGGAFYGPKIDIKITDAIGRKWQCGTIQIDMNLPQRFQLEYVDEDNEAKQPVMIHRALLGSFERFIAILIEHFGGELPLFIAPTQVILIPISAEQYAYADALRNKMLRFGAYCEILDKNETLNKRIRTAEKQRVPLIVVLGEKEVQNQTLSVRDRHQKQQYEQSEEEFLKTLENKMKEVSF; via the coding sequence ATGTTGCAGATTGGCATTGAATATGATGGCGTGGTTTTGGACCTCCAAACCGCTAGTGCAATGGGTGTAAGTGGGAAGGAAATTTTATTTGACAACTCTCCTCAAGCTTTATCGATTATTAGGCATTCTTGTGCACATTTGATGGCTCAAGCGATCAAGGCTCTTTATCCTGAAGCGAAGTTTTTTGTCGGACCTGTCGTAGATGAGGGGTTTTATTATGATTTTGAAGTTGGGAGCAAAATCTCTGAAGAGGATTTGCCAAAGATCGAAGAAAAAATGAAAGAACTTGCCAAAAAGGGTGCAGAGATCACCAAATACTCTTTGCCTCGCGATGAAGTGATCGTAAAGTTTCAAAACGATGATTTGAAGCTTGCGGTGATTTCGCGTATTGATTCTCCAACTTTGAGTATTTATCAACAAGGCGATTTTCAAGATTTGTGCCGCGGTCCTCATCTCCCAAATACCAAACTCCTCACGGCTTTCAAGCTAACCAAAATCGCAGGAGCTTATCTAGGGGGCGATGAAAAAGCAAAAATGCTTACTAGGATTTATGGCATTGCATTTGCAGACAAAGAAGCACTCAAAACTTATCTGTTTCAACTTGAAGAAGCCAAAAAAAGAGATCATCGCAAATTGGGAACTGAGATGAAACTCTTTGGGTTTGATGATGAAGTTGGGGCTGGGTTGCCTATTTGGTATCCCAAAGGTGCGAGATTGAGACGCAATATTGAAAACTTGATCACACAATCCCAAATCATTCGCCATTACGAGCCTGTCAGAGGACCTGAGATCCTCAAAAGTGATGCTTGGAAGATTAGCGGACATTATGCAAACTATGGCGAGAATATGTATTTCACAACTATCGATGAGTCAGAGTATGGAATCAAACCGATGAATTGTGTGGGGCATATCAAAGTCTATCAAAGTGCGATTAGAAGCTATAGGGAGTTGCCTCTGCGATTTTATGAGTATGGCGTGGTGCATCGCCACGAAAAAAGTGGAGTGTTGCACGGGCTTTTGCGTGTGAGGGAATTCACTCAAGATGATGCCCATATTTTCTGCACCCCTAGCCAAATCAAGCAAGAGGTGGTTTCTGTCGTGCAGTTTGCTCAAAGCATTATGCAAACTTTTGGATTTTCTTATGAGATGGAGATTTCTACCAAACCTCAAAAAGCCATTGGAGATGAGGAGATTTGGGAAATCTCTACCCTTGCGTTGAAAGAAGCTTTGCAAGAGTGTGGCATTGATTATCAGATCGATGAGGGCGGAGGGGCGTTTTATGGACCAAAAATTGACATCAAAATCACTGATGCGATCGGGAGAAAATGGCAATGCGGAACGATTCAAATCGATATGAATTTGCCCCAAAGATTTCAATTGGAATATGTCGATGAGGACAATGAGGCTAAGCAACCAGTGATGATTCATCGTGCCTTGCTTGGCTCTTTTGAGAGATTTATCGCGATTTTGATCGAACATTTTGGCGGAGAGTTGCCTTTGTTTATCGCACCGACACAGGTGATTTTGATCCCTATTTCTGCAGAACAATACGCGTATGCTGATGCTTTGCGTAATAAGATGTTGAGATTTGGTGCTTATTGTGAGATTTTGGACAAAAATGAAACTCTCAACAAACGAATCAGAACGGCAGAGAAGCAAAGAGTGCCACTCATCGTTGTTTTGGGTGAAAAAGAAGTCCAAAATCAGACATTGTCTGTTCGTGATCGTCATCAAAAACAACAATACGAGCAAAGCGAAGAGGAATTTTTGAAAACTTTGGAGAACAAAATGAAAGAGGTTAGCTTTTGA
- the lspA gene encoding signal peptidase II → MEDRELNTQATERIFLCPCNVWKNIIIYRKEVLCFVLIAGVALILDQWIKRLILGGLRYESEVISIVYALNKGVAFSMLSFLGESLKWIQCVLVFLLTYVFLASQDLLSRYYIAFALLVGAGVANLSDRFVYGGVVDYIYWHYGFEFAIFNFADICINLGIALLLLLILCSKKKVANV, encoded by the coding sequence ATGGAAGATAGAGAGTTGAATACACAGGCAACGGAGCGTATTTTTTTGTGTCCTTGCAATGTCTGGAAAAACATCATCATATACAGAAAAGAAGTATTGTGCTTTGTGTTGATAGCGGGGGTGGCGTTGATCCTCGATCAGTGGATCAAGAGGTTGATACTCGGTGGGTTGCGTTATGAAAGCGAGGTGATTTCGATTGTTTATGCATTAAATAAAGGGGTGGCTTTTTCGATGTTGTCCTTTTTGGGAGAATCTCTGAAGTGGATTCAGTGTGTTTTGGTTTTTTTATTGACTTATGTGTTTTTGGCTTCACAAGATTTACTCAGTCGTTATTACATCGCCTTTGCCCTGTTGGTTGGGGCAGGTGTGGCAAACCTATCAGATCGCTTCGTGTATGGTGGCGTCGTGGATTATATCTATTGGCATTATGGTTTTGAGTTTGCGATCTTTAATTTCGCAGATATTTGTATCAATCTTGGCATTGCTCTCTTGCTTTTGCTGATTTTGTGTTCAAAAAAGAAAGTAGCTAATGTATAA
- the glmM gene encoding phosphoglucosamine mutase encodes MKIFGTDGVRGKAGVDITPFQVLKLGICAGVFFRRSSVTNKILVGKDTRRSGYMIENALVSALTSVGYDVIQVGPMPTPAVAFLTEDMRCDAGIMISASHNPYEDNGIKFFDSKGNKLDVRAEEEIEALFDDEAKLMQYFVSDREIGSSKRIDDVLGRYIVHIKNSFPKDLNLQGVRIVLDVCNGAAYRVAPMVFQELGADVIVINDEPNGFNINEQCGALYPQGLANAVREYRADIGFAFDGDADRLVVVDEKGAVIDGDKLLGALGVYLQENQRLQGDKMVITLMSNLALEEFLKSKSIEVERCNVGDKYVLQSMKECGCCFGGEQSGHIIFSEYAKTGDGLTSALQVMAMVKQGGKKASKMLAPFKLYPSQLVNLAVASKPPLEQINGYAQLLQTLDAQRVRHLIRYSGTENKLRILLECKDEKGLHKMLEEVVEFFRLKLGEVQE; translated from the coding sequence ATGAAGATTTTTGGAACAGACGGGGTTAGGGGTAAAGCAGGGGTTGATATTACGCCATTTCAAGTGTTGAAACTTGGAATTTGTGCAGGGGTATTTTTCCGTCGCAGTTCTGTGACAAATAAAATTTTGGTTGGCAAAGATACAAGACGCAGTGGATATATGATAGAAAACGCACTTGTTTCTGCTCTCACTTCTGTCGGCTATGATGTGATTCAGGTGGGTCCGATGCCAACTCCTGCTGTTGCATTTTTGACAGAAGATATGCGTTGTGATGCTGGGATCATGATCAGTGCAAGTCACAATCCTTACGAAGACAATGGAATCAAGTTTTTTGATTCCAAAGGCAACAAACTTGATGTGAGGGCTGAAGAAGAGATTGAAGCACTTTTTGATGATGAGGCGAAGCTAATGCAATACTTTGTGAGTGATCGCGAGATCGGAAGCTCAAAGCGTATCGATGATGTTTTGGGGCGTTATATCGTGCATATCAAAAACTCATTTCCCAAAGATTTGAATCTTCAAGGGGTCAGAATCGTATTGGATGTTTGTAATGGGGCTGCTTATCGTGTCGCCCCTATGGTGTTTCAGGAATTGGGTGCTGATGTGATTGTGATCAATGATGAACCCAATGGATTCAATATCAATGAGCAATGTGGGGCTTTGTATCCACAAGGTTTGGCTAACGCCGTGAGGGAGTATCGTGCTGATATTGGTTTTGCATTTGATGGCGATGCGGATCGGCTTGTCGTGGTGGATGAGAAGGGGGCAGTGATCGATGGAGATAAATTGCTGGGTGCATTGGGGGTGTATTTGCAGGAAAATCAGCGATTGCAGGGCGATAAGATGGTGATCACTTTGATGAGCAATTTGGCTTTGGAGGAGTTCCTCAAATCCAAATCCATAGAAGTAGAGCGATGTAATGTTGGGGATAAGTATGTTTTGCAATCGATGAAAGAATGTGGATGTTGTTTTGGTGGTGAGCAGAGTGGGCATATTATTTTTTCAGAATATGCAAAAACAGGAGATGGCTTGACAAGTGCATTGCAAGTGATGGCAATGGTTAAACAGGGTGGCAAAAAAGCTTCCAAAATGTTGGCACCTTTCAAGCTCTATCCGAGTCAATTAGTCAATCTCGCTGTTGCCTCAAAACCACCACTTGAGCAGATCAATGGCTATGCTCAACTACTTCAAACCCTTGATGCACAGAGAGTGCGTCATCTGATTCGTTATTCTGGCACAGAAAACAAATTGCGTATTTTGTTGGAATGCAAAGATGAAAAAGGGTTGCACAAAATGCTTGAGGAGGTTGTGGAGTTTTTCCGTCTAAAATTAGGAGAAGTGCAGGAGTAG
- the rpsT gene encoding 30S ribosomal protein S20, with protein MANHKSAEKRIRQTLKRTERNRYYRTRMKNIIRAIREAVVAKDLSKAQESLKVANKELHKFVSKGILKKNTASRKVSRLNAYVKRLALQSA; from the coding sequence ATGGCAAATCATAAATCTGCAGAGAAAAGAATCAGACAAACGCTCAAAAGAACTGAACGCAATCGCTACTATCGCACTAGAATGAAAAACATCATCAGAGCGATTAGAGAAGCTGTAGTTGCCAAAGATCTTAGCAAAGCTCAAGAGAGCTTAAAGGTAGCAAACAAAGAATTGCACAAATTTGTAAGCAAAGGCATTTTGAAAAAAAACACAGCCTCTCGCAAGGTTAGTCGTCTCAATGCCTATGTCAAACGCCTAGCACTTCAATCAGCATAA
- the prfA gene encoding peptide chain release factor 1 — protein sequence MLVEKLKPIIARYEEITALLLNPEITSNIAKLTELSKEQSDIAIIADKAREYIATLQSIQDNKMLLEDKELGELAKEELKSLEETKTQLKEEIKLLLIPKDPNDNKNIYLEIRAGTGGDEAGIFVGDLFKAYCRYADLQKWKVEIISSSENNVGGYKEVIALVKGNGAYSKLKYEGGTHRVQRVPETESQGRVHTSAVTVAIMPEVDDVEVVINPNDLKIEVFRAGGHGGQCVNTTDSAVRITHIPTGISVSMQDEKSQHKNKDKALKILKARIYEAEIKAQQSQNAQNRKVQVGSGDRSERIRTYNYPQNRLTDHRINLTLYSLEEIMLGGGLDQIINPLIANAQSQAMGNLTD from the coding sequence ATGCTTGTAGAAAAACTCAAACCCATCATTGCTCGTTATGAAGAAATCACTGCACTACTTCTGAATCCAGAGATCACTAGCAATATCGCAAAACTCACAGAGCTTAGCAAAGAGCAAAGCGATATTGCCATCATTGCAGACAAGGCTCGAGAGTATATTGCTACTTTGCAATCAATCCAAGATAACAAAATGTTGTTGGAAGATAAAGAATTGGGAGAACTTGCAAAAGAAGAACTCAAAAGCCTAGAAGAAACCAAAACACAGCTTAAAGAAGAGATCAAACTCCTACTGATACCAAAAGACCCCAATGACAACAAAAACATCTATCTTGAGATTCGTGCAGGGACAGGGGGAGATGAGGCAGGAATCTTTGTAGGAGATTTGTTCAAAGCATATTGTCGTTATGCAGATTTGCAAAAATGGAAAGTAGAAATCATTAGCTCAAGTGAAAACAATGTGGGTGGCTACAAAGAAGTGATTGCACTAGTCAAAGGCAATGGGGCTTACTCCAAGCTCAAATATGAGGGTGGCACACATCGCGTTCAACGCGTCCCAGAAACAGAATCTCAAGGGCGTGTCCATACTTCAGCAGTCACAGTGGCGATCATGCCTGAAGTGGATGATGTGGAAGTTGTCATCAATCCTAATGATTTGAAAATCGAAGTTTTTAGGGCTGGAGGACACGGAGGGCAATGTGTCAATACTACAGATTCTGCTGTGCGTATCACGCATATTCCAACCGGCATTAGCGTGTCAATGCAAGATGAAAAATCTCAACACAAAAACAAAGACAAAGCACTCAAAATCCTCAAGGCACGGATTTATGAAGCAGAGATTAAAGCACAACAAAGCCAAAATGCACAAAACAGAAAAGTGCAAGTGGGTAGCGGGGATCGAAGCGAGAGAATCAGAACCTACAATTACCCCCAAAATCGCCTCACAGATCATCGTATCAATCTCACGCTATACAGCCTAGAAGAGATTATGCTTGGTGGAGGATTGGATCAGATCATCAATCCATTGATTGCCAATGCACAAAGTCAAGCGATGGGAAATCTCACAGACTGA